In one window of Leptospira sp. WS92.C1 DNA:
- a CDS encoding TolC family protein: protein MVLSLFIIYSVLTVSIFSETKKDLDIQSILSLAEKNSPLLLSLNADLESLFYQRKQHGKTQNPSITMDYGQRKAANEVGSEYALQFEQPVYFPGRKELKQLLVDNDSQIKEVQLAEAKNSIRFNAVKFAYRYLVSAGKKNHVKERLKRLSVIESYIRARPFITPQAKTDLFIIQRRILALRKHFNDLELDANKQYESMNLYLLLETIPSIRIPFFSSGVKFDFTELQKKAVSENLTLMVARREIEKAKTELHLANLEKYPDYSVISQVGEDRSGVANRFYDFGLKFRIPVWDQFQNKVSAAEINVKSKQGILHHQENLVKTAFKQAFLDYEQAKVNLKLFDLEKLDEIERDLNYADVEFRKGRILLMSYLELENQLHETHHAILDVQITHIETLLNLLHLSNEKEIIGTLKNAVQTFEYQFK from the coding sequence ATAGTTTTATCTCTATTTATAATTTATAGTGTTTTAACGGTTTCTATTTTTTCGGAAACAAAAAAGGATTTGGATATTCAGTCGATATTGTCTTTGGCGGAAAAAAATTCCCCATTGCTTCTTTCCTTAAACGCGGATTTGGAATCCCTATTTTATCAGCGTAAACAACATGGCAAAACTCAGAATCCTTCGATTACGATGGATTACGGACAGAGAAAAGCCGCTAACGAAGTGGGATCCGAATATGCGCTTCAGTTTGAGCAGCCTGTTTATTTTCCAGGAAGAAAAGAACTCAAACAGTTACTGGTCGACAACGATTCTCAAATTAAGGAAGTTCAATTGGCCGAAGCTAAAAATTCGATTCGTTTTAACGCGGTCAAGTTTGCTTATCGATATTTGGTTTCAGCGGGAAAGAAAAATCACGTAAAGGAAAGACTCAAACGATTGTCCGTCATCGAAAGTTATATCCGCGCGCGTCCTTTTATCACCCCTCAGGCTAAAACGGATTTGTTTATCATTCAAAGAAGAATTTTGGCTCTGAGAAAACATTTCAACGATCTTGAACTCGATGCGAACAAACAATACGAATCTATGAATTTATATCTTTTATTGGAAACGATTCCTTCGATTCGAATTCCCTTTTTCTCCTCGGGAGTGAAGTTTGATTTTACCGAACTTCAAAAAAAAGCAGTTTCGGAAAACCTAACCCTTATGGTAGCAAGAAGGGAAATTGAAAAAGCAAAAACGGAACTTCATTTGGCAAATCTTGAAAAGTATCCGGATTATTCGGTGATCAGTCAGGTGGGAGAGGACCGTTCGGGGGTTGCGAATCGGTTTTATGATTTCGGACTTAAGTTTAGAATTCCCGTTTGGGATCAGTTCCAAAACAAGGTCTCCGCAGCAGAGATCAACGTAAAATCCAAACAAGGAATTTTACATCATCAGGAAAATCTTGTAAAAACGGCATTTAAACAGGCCTTTCTGGACTACGAGCAGGCCAAGGTGAATTTGAAATTGTTCGATCTGGAAAAGTTAGACGAAATTGAAAGGGATCTTAACTATGCCGATGTCGAGTTTAGAAAGGGACGTATCCTGTTGATGAGTTATCTGGAACTGGAAAATCAGCTTCATGAAACGCATCACGCGATTCTGGATGTTCAAATTACGCATATCGAAACATTACTAAATCTTCTTCATCTCTCGAACGAAAAAGAAATCATAGGAACCTTAAAAAATGCTGTCCAGACTTTTGAATATCAGTTTAAATAA
- a CDS encoding DUF2200 domain-containing protein, with amino-acid sequence MKKEKIDSKAHKERPRIFTTSFANVYPFYIQKAEKKGKTKTEVDRIIYWLTGYDEKGLQKQIEQKTNFEEFFDQAPQINENVSLIQGVICGYRVEEIEDDLMRNIRYLDKLIDELAKGKSMEKILRVSSQ; translated from the coding sequence ATGAAAAAAGAAAAAATAGATTCGAAAGCTCATAAAGAGAGACCAAGGATATTTACTACCTCTTTTGCCAATGTTTATCCTTTTTATATCCAAAAGGCTGAGAAAAAGGGAAAAACGAAAACAGAGGTCGATAGAATCATTTATTGGCTAACAGGATACGATGAAAAGGGACTTCAAAAACAAATTGAGCAAAAAACGAATTTCGAGGAATTCTTTGACCAAGCCCCGCAGATCAATGAAAATGTTTCACTCATTCAAGGTGTAATTTGTGGATACCGAGTAGAAGAAATAGAGGATGATCTTATGCGAAATATTCGGTATCTTGATAAGTTAATCGATGAATTAGCAAAAGGAAAATCCATGGAAAAAATACTTAGGGTATCAAGTCAGTAA
- a CDS encoding SulP family inorganic anion transporter, producing MHSFLSFNRMSWSDLRHDFSASLVVFLIALPLCIGIAFASGAPIIAGLIGGIVGGVVVSLISKSPLSVSGPAAGLTVIVLDSIQTLGNFNDLLLAVCIAGVLQILLGFLKAGILADFFPSSVIKGMLAAIGIVLILKQIPHAVGYDKDYEGDFNFFQNDRENTFTEIWNAFYRFTPGAIFLFAVSLGIIVFWERFQLHKRFLIHGSLIAIVAAILINEVFSVIWPVFGVGREHLIQPIQLGSILDLFRDDYFPNLSEWKNELIYLVAIKLCVVLSLETLLNLDAIEKIDPRRRIASKNRELIAQGTGNLFSGILGGLPITSVIIRSSANLHAGARTRFSAFLHGLLILISLLFIPGLLAKIPLSSLAAVLMVVGYKLTDFRIFKAQYKKGMDQFLPFGVTVIGIVFSDILIGIGVGCIFAIFFIMRRNILNPYEFNKKDKNYGVEIRIDLSEDVSFLNKSSMLYKLNRVPDNAHLIIDGSKSKYIDPDILEVIEDFKISAESKNIILEIIDVTTSYEKIKNKPLDVVAQQDYEKLFENNRIWVEEKLSHNPDYFKNLALGQAPQYLLISCSDSRISVNEMTGTNAGELFVHRNIANLVIDTDMNLMSVLQYSVEVLKVKHIVVCGHYGCGGIKAAVDGRYHGLIDAWLRDIKQVYRMNRKELGSILDEDKKHERLVELNVREQVYNLCMTTIVQNAWSQGKELQLHGWVYDIREGKILDLNIDIDKDFRDYDIFRYQFEQRE from the coding sequence ATGCATTCATTTTTATCTTTCAATCGTATGTCTTGGAGCGATCTGAGACACGACTTTTCGGCCAGTTTGGTCGTGTTTTTAATCGCCTTGCCGCTTTGTATCGGAATCGCATTTGCATCCGGCGCTCCGATCATCGCGGGTTTGATCGGAGGAATCGTAGGCGGTGTGGTGGTTTCTCTAATCAGTAAGTCCCCTTTGTCCGTGAGCGGGCCCGCGGCGGGACTTACCGTTATAGTCCTGGATTCGATCCAAACCTTGGGAAATTTTAACGATCTTCTTCTCGCTGTCTGTATCGCTGGGGTTCTTCAAATCCTATTAGGATTTTTGAAAGCGGGAATTCTCGCGGATTTTTTTCCTTCTTCCGTGATCAAGGGAATGTTAGCGGCGATCGGAATTGTTCTGATTTTAAAACAGATTCCGCACGCCGTCGGATATGATAAGGACTATGAAGGGGATTTTAATTTTTTTCAGAACGATCGCGAAAATACGTTCACAGAAATTTGGAACGCATTTTATCGGTTCACCCCGGGGGCGATTTTTCTTTTTGCAGTTTCCTTGGGAATCATCGTTTTTTGGGAGCGTTTTCAACTGCATAAGAGATTTTTAATACACGGATCTTTGATCGCGATCGTCGCCGCCATTTTGATCAATGAGGTTTTTTCCGTCATTTGGCCCGTGTTTGGGGTCGGTCGCGAGCATTTGATTCAGCCGATTCAACTCGGAAGTATTTTGGATCTTTTTAGGGACGATTATTTTCCCAATCTTTCCGAATGGAAGAACGAGTTGATCTATTTGGTCGCGATTAAACTTTGTGTGGTTTTGAGTTTGGAAACCTTACTCAATTTGGATGCGATCGAAAAGATCGATCCTCGAAGAAGAATCGCTTCCAAAAATCGAGAACTGATCGCACAAGGAACAGGAAATCTCTTTTCAGGAATTCTTGGAGGACTTCCGATCACCTCGGTGATCATCCGAAGTTCTGCGAACCTCCATGCCGGTGCAAGAACAAGATTTTCCGCGTTTTTACACGGTTTATTGATTTTGATTTCTCTACTTTTCATTCCGGGTTTGCTTGCGAAAATTCCTTTATCATCCTTAGCCGCCGTTCTTATGGTCGTGGGTTACAAGCTCACGGATTTTAGAATCTTCAAAGCTCAGTATAAAAAAGGTATGGATCAGTTTCTTCCTTTTGGGGTCACGGTGATCGGGATCGTGTTCTCGGATATTTTGATCGGAATCGGAGTGGGTTGTATTTTTGCGATCTTCTTTATCATGAGAAGAAATATTCTCAATCCGTATGAGTTCAACAAAAAGGATAAGAACTACGGAGTCGAGATCAGAATCGATCTTTCGGAAGACGTTTCGTTTTTAAACAAGTCAAGTATGTTGTATAAGCTCAATCGTGTTCCGGATAACGCACATTTGATCATAGACGGATCGAAATCTAAGTATATCGATCCGGATATTCTCGAAGTCATCGAGGATTTCAAAATTTCCGCGGAGTCTAAAAACATCATACTTGAGATCATCGACGTGACGACTTCCTACGAAAAAATAAAAAACAAACCTTTGGATGTCGTTGCGCAACAGGATTATGAAAAACTTTTTGAAAACAATCGGATCTGGGTAGAGGAGAAACTTTCGCATAACCCGGATTATTTTAAAAATCTGGCGCTTGGCCAGGCTCCTCAATATCTTCTGATCTCTTGTTCCGATAGCAGAATTTCGGTAAACGAAATGACCGGTACGAATGCGGGGGAACTTTTTGTCCACAGAAACATAGCGAATCTTGTGATCGATACGGATATGAATCTGATGTCCGTTCTACAGTATTCGGTGGAAGTGTTAAAGGTGAAACATATCGTCGTCTGCGGTCATTACGGATGCGGGGGAATCAAGGCCGCGGTGGACGGAAGATATCACGGTTTAATCGACGCTTGGTTGCGAGATATCAAACAAGTCTATCGGATGAATCGGAAGGAACTTGGTTCTATTTTGGATGAGGATAAAAAACACGAACGTCTTGTGGAATTGAACGTGAGAGAACAGGTTTATAATCTTTGTATGACCACGATCGTTCAAAATGCCTGGAGCCAAGGCAAGGAGCTTCAGCTTCACGGCTGGGTTTATGATATTCGAGAAGGTAAAATTCTGGATCTCAACATCGATATCGATAAGGACTTTCGCGATTATGATATATTCCGATATCAGTTCGAACAACGTGAGTGA
- a CDS encoding efflux RND transporter permease subunit, whose product MLSRLLNISLNNPILSVGIVFFLFIYSFFTLKEVPIDAVPDITNVQVIVTVDTGSLDPEQVEKVVTFPLETELMGMPNLADVRSVSKYGLSNISLIFKEGTDIYQARGMVLERIASAKERLPKGMNPTIVPNTTGLGEVFFYTVEAKPGSKLETLSEQDRLLYLRTIQDYTVRPQLKALVPGIVEVDSNGGYEKEIHIDLNPSKMKTWGITIDQLIEELSTIGESFGGGFIENDGKVSIVRVYGLKKNLKSLSDVSVRRTLMGSAIRVSDIAQIKEHGKQRLGGASSEGKEIVLGTAMMLRGENSYQVNLDLNKAISQLTLPEDVRVRVLLERSFLIHSTIKTVITNLSEGAILVILTLFFILFNIRASMIVAIIIPGSMLLTAIFMKVFGISANLMSLGAIDFGLLVDASIVITENVLTKFEKEKYKNQEEKKEIILKASLEVLKPVSFGIVVIMLVYLPILTLDGIPGKMFRPMAETVLLALGFSLLLAVFFLPPLLFFFISSENHAKIRESKKSRIVDFYEKHLPDLLDKPKPIVIGSILFFTLTLLIYFRMGTVFLPKLMEGDLMLVIVREGDISIEQSLKEQKKVETLLMELPEVQSVFSRIGTSSVANDPMGTFNADTFIILKKENISDLLKEENWENFQNKIHTKIQGAFPNSELTLSQPLEARFNELLEGSRADISVRILGKDLNKLLELQKILKQTLHEIPGAAEVELDPIMALRKSTVIDIVPDPDKLKYYNISLPAFNSVVEASMSGFELGGYYEEEVRFPIKIWLSEDFRNKELEISNIGIGTQDGGMIPIKLLASIEKKEKVMTISRNKSRRFVAVSVNLRGRDLEGFYGEAKEKISSIGIPKGYSVFWGGQIENLKKAKEKLSVILPSTLLMIFVVLYLGLRSVRQALLVFFCVPFALTGGIWLLFLRGMDLSVSAFVGCIALSGIAVLNGLVKLDTIHRIREEKRLSVREAVLEGAISRIRPVIMTALVASFGFLPMAIGSGLGSEVQKPLATVVIGGIVSSTILTLVILPVFYYWMEKNTDQ is encoded by the coding sequence ATGCTGTCCAGACTTTTGAATATCAGTTTAAATAATCCGATTCTTTCAGTCGGCATTGTATTTTTCTTATTTATATATTCCTTTTTTACGTTAAAGGAAGTTCCGATCGACGCGGTTCCGGATATCACAAACGTCCAGGTAATCGTGACGGTTGACACGGGCTCGCTCGATCCGGAGCAAGTGGAAAAAGTAGTTACGTTTCCTCTTGAGACCGAACTGATGGGAATGCCGAATTTGGCGGATGTCCGTTCGGTATCTAAATACGGACTTTCTAATATTTCTTTGATCTTTAAGGAAGGGACCGATATCTACCAAGCTCGAGGTATGGTTTTGGAAAGAATCGCGAGCGCTAAGGAAAGACTTCCAAAAGGAATGAACCCTACGATTGTTCCTAATACGACAGGTTTGGGTGAAGTCTTTTTTTATACGGTGGAAGCAAAACCCGGTTCCAAGTTGGAAACCCTTTCTGAACAAGATCGACTGCTCTATCTCAGAACCATTCAAGATTATACGGTTCGTCCGCAATTAAAAGCTCTTGTTCCTGGAATCGTGGAAGTGGATTCCAACGGGGGATATGAAAAAGAAATTCACATCGATTTAAATCCATCCAAGATGAAAACATGGGGGATCACCATCGATCAATTGATCGAAGAACTGTCCACCATCGGAGAAAGTTTTGGAGGAGGTTTTATAGAGAACGACGGTAAGGTATCGATCGTTCGGGTTTACGGACTTAAGAAAAATTTGAAATCTCTATCTGATGTCAGCGTAAGAAGAACCTTGATGGGATCGGCGATTCGGGTTTCCGATATCGCGCAGATCAAGGAGCACGGCAAACAAAGATTAGGCGGAGCAAGTTCGGAAGGTAAGGAGATCGTTCTTGGAACGGCGATGATGCTGAGGGGGGAAAACAGCTACCAGGTCAATCTTGATCTCAATAAAGCGATTTCTCAGTTGACGCTTCCCGAAGACGTAAGGGTCAGAGTTTTATTGGAAAGATCGTTTCTGATTCATTCTACGATCAAAACTGTGATCACAAATCTTTCCGAAGGTGCGATTCTTGTAATACTGACTTTATTCTTTATCTTATTCAATATCAGAGCTTCGATGATCGTAGCAATCATCATTCCAGGATCGATGTTGCTTACTGCCATTTTTATGAAGGTATTTGGGATTTCTGCAAATTTAATGAGTCTCGGTGCGATCGATTTTGGACTTCTTGTGGATGCTTCGATTGTTATCACCGAAAACGTACTGACGAAATTTGAAAAAGAAAAATATAAAAATCAGGAAGAGAAAAAGGAAATCATTCTCAAAGCTTCTCTGGAAGTTCTAAAACCTGTGTCTTTTGGAATCGTCGTGATCATGCTTGTGTATCTTCCGATTCTGACTTTAGATGGGATTCCCGGAAAGATGTTTCGCCCGATGGCAGAAACCGTCTTACTCGCTCTCGGGTTTAGTCTCTTACTTGCTGTTTTTTTTCTTCCACCTCTGTTGTTCTTTTTTATTTCGTCCGAAAATCACGCAAAAATCCGCGAAAGCAAAAAGAGCCGTATCGTAGACTTTTACGAAAAACATCTTCCAGATCTATTAGATAAACCTAAACCGATTGTCATAGGGTCAATTTTATTTTTTACTCTTACTCTATTGATTTATTTTAGAATGGGAACCGTTTTTCTTCCAAAATTGATGGAAGGCGATCTTATGTTGGTCATTGTGCGAGAAGGCGATATCAGTATAGAACAAAGCCTTAAGGAGCAAAAAAAAGTAGAGACTCTTTTGATGGAGCTTCCGGAGGTTCAAAGCGTTTTTTCGAGAATCGGCACGAGTTCGGTTGCAAACGATCCGATGGGCACTTTTAACGCGGATACGTTTATCATTCTCAAAAAGGAAAACATATCCGATCTGTTAAAGGAAGAAAATTGGGAGAATTTTCAAAATAAGATTCATACGAAAATTCAGGGCGCATTTCCGAATTCGGAGCTAACTCTGAGTCAACCTTTAGAAGCGCGCTTTAACGAGTTGTTGGAAGGAAGTCGTGCCGATATCAGTGTGAGAATTCTCGGAAAGGATTTGAACAAACTTCTCGAACTTCAGAAAATATTAAAACAAACTCTTCACGAAATTCCCGGCGCCGCGGAAGTGGAATTAGATCCGATCATGGCTTTGAGAAAATCTACGGTAATCGATATCGTTCCCGATCCGGATAAACTTAAATATTATAATATTTCTCTTCCGGCTTTTAATAGCGTTGTCGAAGCCTCTATGAGCGGATTTGAGTTGGGCGGATATTACGAGGAGGAAGTCAGATTTCCGATTAAGATCTGGCTTTCGGAGGATTTTAGAAATAAAGAATTAGAAATATCGAATATAGGTATCGGAACTCAAGACGGGGGCATGATCCCAATCAAGTTATTGGCCTCGATTGAAAAAAAGGAAAAGGTAATGACCATCTCTCGCAACAAATCTCGAAGGTTTGTTGCGGTTTCTGTCAACTTACGCGGGAGGGATCTCGAAGGATTTTACGGTGAAGCAAAGGAAAAAATTTCCAGCATCGGTATCCCCAAAGGATATTCCGTTTTTTGGGGAGGACAGATCGAAAATCTGAAAAAGGCAAAGGAAAAGTTATCCGTCATTTTGCCTTCGACATTATTGATGATCTTTGTAGTTCTTTATCTGGGGTTGCGTTCCGTAAGACAGGCTCTGCTTGTATTTTTCTGCGTACCATTCGCATTGACGGGTGGAATTTGGCTTCTTTTTTTGAGAGGAATGGACCTGAGTGTTTCCGCCTTTGTGGGATGTATTGCGTTATCCGGAATCGCCGTATTAAACGGACTCGTAAAGTTGGATACGATTCATCGAATCCGAGAAGAAAAGCGTCTTTCCGTTAGGGAAGCCGTATTGGAAGGGGCGATCAGTAGAATTCGTCCCGTGATCATGACCGCTCTTGTAGCCTCTTTCGGATTTCTCCCGATGGCGATCGGCTCCGGGCTGGGTTCCGAAGTTCAAAAACCTCTAGCAACGGTGGTGATCGGGGGGATTGTATCTTCCACAATCTTGACTCTTGTGATTCTTCCTGTATTTTATTATTGGATGGAAAAAAATACGGATCAATAA